Proteins co-encoded in one Aspergillus luchuensis IFO 4308 DNA, chromosome 6, nearly complete sequence genomic window:
- a CDS encoding DUF1295 domain protein (COG:S;~EggNog:ENOG410PHDZ;~InterPro:IPR010721;~PFAM:PF04140,PF06966;~TransMembrane:2 (i157-175o187-206i)), producing the protein MNISGSAPFGNDYIPHPHHHPRLHTADIGIFKSTILPSFTLHTTLDIAAFIASKATDRAEIKDWCWPSSQVINAWWSAIGHQVYYHNISPQTAWSTLSWTEKVLLTCVTVWGTRLFTRIASRTITRGKDDPRYDQLKKEDPNGFWTSALLKQYLPEAAFLTLIALPFTVPFRLTSSTLSLDGDVQSVVRAIGVALFGAGFAMEVMADAQLEMHRQERTDLCKHGVWSIVRHPNYLGDTLVHISFAVLNIANNFNPIVLLGPLTNYFFLRFVGGDRQTEASQETRYRTEDLHKYEQLQSWRREKNSFWPGFTEVVNPWTWVVLGAGVLGVVAEEGIRGWLTQ; encoded by the exons ATGAACATATCCGGGAGCGCTCCCTTCGGGAACGACTATATCCCACacccccaccatcacccgcGGCTTCACACGGCCGACATCGGGATCTTCAAATCGacaatcctcccctccttcacgcTCCACACGACTCTTGACATCGCTGCCTTTATCGCATCCAAGGCCACCGACCGCGCCGAAATCAAGGACTGGTGCTGGCCTTCTAGTCAAGTTATCAACGCCTGGTGGAGCGCCATCGGACATCAAGTCTACTACCACAACATCTCCCCACAAACTGCCTGGTCGACTCTCTCTTGGACGGAAAAGGTTCTCTTGACTTGTGTTACGGTCTGGGGTACTCGGCTTTTTACTCGCATCGCTTCTCGGACTATCACCCGCGGCAAGGATGACCCTCGCTATgaccagctgaagaaggaagaccccAATGGGTTCTGGACCTCGGCTCTGCTCAAGCAGTATCTACCTGAGGCGGCTTTCCTCACCCTGATCGCCCTGCCCTTCACTGTGCCGTTTCGGTTGACTTCCTCGACGTTGTCGCTGGACGGCGACGTCCAGTCTGTCGTGCGCGCAATCGGTGTCGCACTCTTCGGCGCTGGGTTCGCCATGGAGGTTATGGCCGATGCGCAGCTCGAGATGCACCGTCAGGAACGGACCGATCTGTGCAAGCATGGCGTGTGGAGTATCGTCAGACACCCCAA CTACCTCGGCGACACCCTCGTCCACATCTCCTTCGCCGTTCTCAACATCGCCAACAACTTCAACCCGATCGTCCTACTCGGTCCCCTGACCaactacttcttcctccgcttcgTCGGCGGCGATCGCCAGACCGAAGCCAGCCAGGAGACACGGTACCGCACTGAGGACTTGCACAAATAcgagcagctgcagagtTGGCGCCGCGAGAAGAACAGTTTCTGGCCCGGTTTCACCGAGGTAGTGAACCCCTGGACGTGGGTGGTTCTTGGAGCAGGCGTGCTGGGCGTGGTCGCAGAAGAAGGTATTCGGGGCTGGCTTACTCAATAA
- a CDS encoding D-isomer specific 2-hydroxyacid dehydrogenase family protein (COG:C;~EggNog:ENOG410QE5F;~InterPro:IPR036291,IPR029752,IPR006140;~go_function: GO:0051287 - NAD binding [Evidence IEA];~go_process: GO:0055114 - oxidation-reduction process [Evidence IEA]), which translates to MGEASPVKEHLVIAYARDLPQWLIDETQAKFPDAELSILQLPNFAPIPAEIARKITLLVTFSNLPAPEDASKIKLIHSLSSGLDHLLSHPIVKETSIPLTSSSGIHGPPIAEWTIMNWLVASRRFVYTHENQQKHNWAKNVDFMNTVHDQVGRKVGILGYGSIGRQIGRVASALGMQVYAYTASPRPTPASRKDNGYIVPGTGDRDGTIPVSWHHGTDKASIHEFLSLGLDHLVIALPLTPQTTRMLGAEEFETLSNGVSAGRPRPYLTNISRGKVLDQDALIKALKEGVLGGAALDVADPEPLPEDSPLWDTPNVQISPHVSSAGREYIPRSLDIMRENVGRLERGEELLNGFKRGRGY; encoded by the exons ATGGGCGAAGCATCCCCCGTCAAAGAGCACCTAGTCATCGCCTACGCCCGCGATCTTCCGCAATGGCTGATCGACGAGACGCAGGCCAAATTCCCCGACGCCGAACTTTCCATCCTGCAGCTGCCCAATTTCGCGCCAATTCCTGCTG AAATCGCACGCAAAATCACTCTGCTCGTCACCTTTAGCAATCTCCCCGCCCCGGAAGATGCATCCAA AATCAAactcatccactccctctcctccggacTCGatcacctcctctcccaccccatcGTCAAAGAAACCTCCATCCCTCTCACTTCCAGCTCCGGCATCCACGGCCCCCCAATCGCCGAATGGACCATCATGAACTGGCTCGTCGCCTCGCGACGCTTCGTCTATACCCACGAGAACCAACAGAAACATAATTGGGCCAAGAATGTCGACTTCATGAATACTGTCCATGATCAAGTTGGCAGGAAAGTCGGAATCCTTGGATATGGAAGTATCGGACGACAAA TCGGCCGCGTCGCCTCGGCCCTCGGAATGCAAGTCTACGCCTACACAGCCTCTCCTCGCCCGACTCCTGCCTCCCGGAAAGACAACGGCTACATCGTCCCCGGCACCGGCGACCGCGACGGCACGATCCCTGTATCCTGGCACCATGGGACAGACAAAGCTTCAATTCACGAATTCCTGTCTCTGGGGCTCGACCATCTGGTGATCGCGCTGCCGCTGACTCCGCAGACCACCCGCATGCTTGGAGCTGAGGAATTCGAAACCCTCAGTAATGGTGTGTCTGCGGGTCGACCGCGTCCGTATCTTACGAATATCTCTCGCGGCAAGGTGCTTGATCAGGATGCGCTGATTAAGGCGCTGAAGGAGGGAGTGCTAGGTGGAGCTGCGCTTGATGTGGCGGACCCGGAACCCTTGCCGGAGGATAGTCCGCTGTGGGACACGCCAAATGTGCAGATCAGTCCGCATGTCAGCTCCGCAGGGAGGGAGTATATTCCGCGTTCGCTGGATATTATGAGGGAGAATGTGGGGAGattggagagaggggaggagttGTTGAACGGATttaagagggggagggggtacTAA
- a CDS encoding uncharacterized protein (COG:S;~EggNog:ENOG410PWP1;~InterPro:IPR041622;~PFAM:PF18142;~TransMembrane:2 (i145-170o176-194i)) has protein sequence MAVPNRRPNFARRLLHAAFDREEQGLPPIPQGHSHHTNPPYDIPIPNGSASTAQPMPTPPTNIPTHGPMPTSHLPANKPPLTISTTQASSLIPPQDKLLVFRALTGIDSIPALNTLHHFSRTAPNIGIYTRVVEAEKSAATRYRFFSILINVCLGIQIVVAAALTALGAASGPHSAVTAFGAINTIMAGVLTYLKGSGLPDRLKHYQNEWRNIREYIEQRERELCLAGCSLDIQDEIQFIEYMYEGVKREIEATKSGENRSNAREGLNRRAFLPRQGGQVQQHPQGEGHHDYGYGHQGQQPQAYPHPYPQAPAQGQTQTYPHDPRMSSPMRSPEPVMLEKTH, from the coding sequence ATGGCCGTTCCTAATCGCCGACCCAACTTCGCTCGACGGCTCCTCCACGCCGCCTTCGATCGCGAAGAGCAAGGCCTTCCTCCCATCCCACAAGGACATTCTCATCACACCAACCCACCCTATGACATTCCTATCCCGAACGGCAGTGCAAGCACTGCCCAACCCATGCCCACGCCTCCAACCAACATCCCAACACACGGCCCCATGCCAACATCGCACCTACCTGCAAACAAACCCCCTCTCACCATCTCCACGACACAAGCCAGCTCCCTCATCCCACCCCAAGACAAGCTCCTCGTCTTCCGCGCCCTCACCGGCATCGACAGCATCCCTGCTCTCAACACCCTGCACCACTTCAGTCGCACGGCCCCCAACATCGGCATCTACACGCGTGTCGTCGAGGCCGAAAAGTCCGCTGCCACGCGCTACCGCTTCTtcagcatcctcatcaacgtcTGTCTTGGCATCCAGATTGTCGTGGCCGCTGCCCTAACGGCTCTCGGCGCCGCCAGTGGTCCGCACTCTGCCGTGACGGCCTTTGgcgccatcaacaccatcatgGCCGGCGTGCTGACCTACCTGAAGGGGTCGGGGCTGCCGGATCGCTTGAAACACTATCAGAACGAGTGGCGGAATATACGGGAATATATCGAGCAGCGCGAGCGCGAGCTGTGTCTTGCTGGTTGTTCGTTAGATATTCAGGACGAAATCCAGTTCATCGAGTATATGTATGAGGGTGTCAAGAGGGAAATTGAAGCCACGAAGAGCGGGGAGAATCGTTCGAATGCGAGAGAGGGATTGAATCGCCGGGCATTTTTACCCAGACAGGGAGGCCAGgtacaacaacatccccaggGAGAGGGACACCACGACTACGGCTACGGCCACCAGGGACAACAGCCGCAGGCGTACCCACACCCATACCCACAGGCTCCGGCTCAGGGTCAGACCCAAACTTACCCGCACGACCCGCGGATGTCGAGTCCAATGCGGAGTCCGGAACCTGTCATGTTGGAGAAGACTCATTAG
- a CDS encoding GNAT family N-acetyltransferase (COG:S;~EggNog:ENOG410PRKY;~InterPro:IPR016181,IPR000182;~PFAM:PF13508,PF13527,PF13673,PF00583;~TransMembrane:1 (o230-248i);~go_function: GO:0008080 - N-acetyltransferase activity [Evidence IEA]), with product MLKQLPCNPSDAEALATLYLQCFTTPVDQRLWPNTPEIHAWWVASFTRKLTEGLDKYHILKVIDTEKYDELVGFLEWKLPAPIQQDQPANGDENKDSAEGKDPETQELLATYPSHVGDIGLLKETLEQFRSKIGGIMGERRFYYLNMLGTKPEYRRRGVASEMIKWGTSRADKEGLETFVVSAPGARPVYLRHGFELASEGEDLGDFVPWYMVRKPTVEAKREKKREVGYAKWLLGVSAVLGVGAIIYQRVYRRAL from the exons ATGCTTAAACAACTCCCCTGTAACCCCTCCGACGCCGAAGCGCTCGCAACCCTCTACCTTCAATGCTTCACCACCCCCGTGGACCAGCGTCTCTGGCCCAACACCCCCGAGATCCACGCTTGGTGGGTAGCCAGCTTCACCCGAAAACTGACGGAGGGGCTTGATAAGTACCACATCCTGAAGGTCATTGATACGGAGAAATATGACGAGCTTGTCGGATTCTTGGAGTGGAAGCTTCCTGCCCCCATACAGCAAGATCAACCAGCGAACGGCGATGAGAATAAGGACTCTGCCGAGGGAAAAGACCCCGAAACCCAAGAACTCCTCGCCACGTACCCATCTCACGTCGGTGATATTGGGCTTCTCAAGGAAACATTGGAGCAGTTTAGATCTAAAATTGGGGGTATtatgggggagaggaggtttTATT ATCTCAACATGCTTGGCACGAAGCCAGAGTACCGACGACGGGGCGTCGCGTCGGAGATGATCAAGTGGGGAACAAGCCGCGCGGATAAAGAGGGTCTCGAAACGTTTGTGGTATCTGCTCCTGGGGCAAGGCCCGTGTATCTGAGACATGGATTTGAGCTTGCGAGTGAGGGAGAAGATCTGGGGGATTTCGTGCCTTGGTATATGGTTCGGAAGCCCACGGTTgaggcaaagagagagaagaagagagaggtggGATATGCGAAGTGGTTGTTGGGAGTCTCTGCTGTGCTTGGGGTCGGGGCTATTATTTACCAGAGGGTGTATAGGAGAGCGTTGTAG
- a CDS encoding uncharacterized protein (COG:G;~EggNog:ENOG410PHMS;~InterPro:IPR020846,IPR005828,IPR036259;~PFAM:PF00083;~TransMembrane:12 (i90-111o131-151i158-175o181-201i222-240o286-305i368-391o424-442i454-470o476-497i509-528o540-558i);~go_component: GO:0016021 - integral component of membrane [Evidence IEA];~go_function: GO:0022857 - transmembrane transporter activity [Evidence IEA];~go_process: GO:0055085 - transmembrane transport [Evidence IEA]), with protein sequence MGADHIAAASDGVARERNIEAQSAFASTLVADVEKAARPKEAPTDRPHTNVYGSTIDTPTSVAGTDAVYAAKAALLNQAMLDMGMGLYQWFLFIITSVGWFLDSFWLMSFTVIAPSSANEAQFFYTDNKEAYLFISLYVGLTTGATAWPWMSDMLGRKWIFTSTLVLMGMGGLVGAGMPSFTGLCVVGFVVGFAVAGNQVVDAMVLLESVPASHQFLVSMQGAMWGLGQLVAAAVGWAFIAEYTCGTGPDEISTGAALSHQSRADHSGSSSSSSQCHYVSNKGWRYVWWTFGCMTLFLYLCRFTFPLRETPKYLLSKRRDAEATQLVKDIAAYSNRKTWLEESSFARIDSTVDASAPESRRQSHTKSLLSSAGAIGFPVLCLLWAITGLTFTLHKTYISKYLATKGVDAVSATSVTTGYLYSRYLYVALCAIPGPIVMGLLIEAKGLGRKRTGSIIAVLTGLFMFLATVSRSRDALLAFECILSFLQTATMAVLVTYSVELFAAPFRGFGLGVVGFCWGVFGLIASIITTFEGAVADGAAVWFCGAIWVIMGGAWMVVPETKGRAAA encoded by the exons ATGGGTGCAGACCATATTGCAGCGGCCAGTGATGGCGTGGCTCGTGAGAGAAACATCGAGGCCCAGAGTGCCTTTGCTTCTACATTGGTGGCGGATGTTGAGAAAGCGGCTCGTCCCAAGGAAGCGCCCACTGATAGACCGCATACCAATGTCTATGGATCCACCATTGACACTCCGACATCTGTTGCTGGGACAGACGCCGTCTATGCGGCTAAGGCAGCGCTTTTGAACCAGGCTATGTTGGATATGGGTATGGGGTTGTATCAGTGGTTTCTGTTCATTATCACCAGTGTGGGATGGTTCCTCGATAGT TTCTGGCTGATGTCTTTCACGGTCATCGCCCCCTCCAGTGCCAATGAAGCCCAGTTCTTCTACACCGACAACAAAGAAGCCTACCTCTTCATCAGTCTGTACGTCGGACTCACTACCGGCGCCACCGCCTGGCCCTGGATGTCCGACATGCTGGGTCGGAAGTGGATCTTCACGAGCACCCTGGTCCTGATGGGCATGGGTGGTCTCGTCGGTGCCGGAATGCCGTCTTTTACCGGACTTTGTGTCGTTGGATTTGTTGTCGGCTTTGCAGTGGCCGGTAATCAGGTCGTGGATGCGATGGTACTGCTCGAATCTGTTCCCGCATCTCACCAGTTCCTTGTCTCCATGCAGGGTGCCATGTGGGGTCTGGGCCAGCTGGTAGCGGCGGCTGTAGGATG GGCCTTCATCGCCGAATACACCTGCGGCACCGGTCCTGACGAGATCAGCACCGGCGCAGCCCTGTCACACCAATCCCGCGCCGACCATTCcggcagtagtagcagcagctcGCAATGCCACTACGTCTCCAACAAGGGCTGGCGCTACGTCTGGTGGACCTTCGGCTGCATGACACTCTTCCTATACCTGTGCCGATTCACTTTCCCGCTGCGCGAAACCCCCAAGTATCTTCTTTCCAAGCGCCGCGACGCCGAAGCTACCCAGCTCGTCAAGGACATTGCCGCCTACAGCAACCGCAAGACCTGGCTTGAGGAGTCCTCCTTTGCTCGCATCGACTCAACCGTAGACGCCAGCGCCCCCGAGTCTCGCCGCCAGTCGCATACCAAGTCCCTTCTGTCCTCTGCTGGAGCCATCGGCTTCCCCGTTCTCTGTCTCCTCTGGGCCATCACCGGACTGACCTTTACCCTGCACAAGACCTACATCAGCAAGTACCTCGCCACGAAGGGCGTCGATGCGGTATCGGCTACCTCCGTGACTACTGGATACCTGTACAGCCGGTACCTGTATGTGGCGCTGTGCGCAATCCCTGGTCCGATCGTGATGGGGCTCCTCATCGAGGCGAAGGGGCTGGGTCGCAAGCGCACGGGATCTATCATCGCTGTGTTGACGGGTCTGTTCATGTTCTTGGCTACGGTGTCGCGCTCGCGGGATGCGCTGCTCGCGTTTGAGTGTATCCTGTCGTTCTTGCAGACGGCGACGATGGCTGTCCTGGTCACCTACTCGGTGGAATTGTTTGCGGCTCCCTTCCGGGGCTTCGGGCTGGGAGTTGTGGGTTTCTGCTGGGGAGTGTTTGGATTGATTGCTAGTATCATTACAACATTTGAGGGTGCTGTTGCCGATGGCGCTGCTGTTTGGTTCTGCGGTGCGATTTGGGTGATCATGGGTGGTGCTTGGATGGTTGTTCCTGAGACGAAGGGTCGGGCTGCTGCTTAG
- a CDS encoding uncharacterized protein (COG:S;~EggNog:ENOG410PHFD;~InterPro:IPR036291,IPR016040;~PFAM:PF01118) — MTTLPKIFITGATGYIGGDALYAIFAKHPEYKYTVLVRSPEKAGQVQAQYPSIRVVIGDLDDSALLEKESAEADIVLHTADASDHEGAANAIATGLEKGHSKEKPGYWLHTGGTGILTFHDTDRNVFGEGSDKVYDDWDGVDELLNLPEHAFHRNVDRVVLETAKAKGDVVKTALVCPPTIYGRGRGPVSVRGRQVYELAKVTLQLKKAPIIGDGKSIWNNIHIHDLSEVYVLLVEAAVHGRDDTELWGERAYYLTENGEHVWGELAVATALTATELGLLPGVEKEKISLEDAKKFGGYEALSWGLNSRGRARRGAKVLGWTPTKPSIEATLPEILEDEVQRMTTQTQRA, encoded by the exons ATGACGACTCTGCCCAAGATCTTCAT CACCGGCGCAACCGGCTACATCGGCGGCGATGCCCTCTACGCCATCTTCGCCAAGCATCCTGAATACAAATACACCGTATTGGTTCGGTCCCCAGAAAAGGCCGGACAGGTCCAAGCCCAGTACCCTTCCATCAGAGTTGTCATCGGCGACCTAGATGACTCTGCTCTTCTAGAGAAGGAGAGTGCTGAAGCTGATATTGTTTTAC ACACCGCCGACGCCTCCGACCATGAAGGTGCCGCGAACGCCATCGCCACAGGCTTAGAAAAAGGCCACAGCAAAGAAAAGCCCGGATACTGGCTGCATACTGGCGGCACGGGTATCCTTACGTTCCATGACACGGATCGGAACGTGTTTGGTGAAGGTAGTGACAAGGTCTACGATGACTGGGACGGGGTGGACGAGTTGTTGAATCTTCCGGAGCATGCGTTCCATCGCAATGTGGATCGAGTAGTACTTGAGACGGCGAAAGCGAAAGGGGATGTGGTGAAGACGGCGTTGGTCTGTCCACCTACTATTTATG GACGTGGTCGAGGCCCTGTATCCGTGCGTGGACGACAAGTCTACGAGCTGGCCAAGGTGACCCTGCAGCTTAAGAAGGCACCAATCATTGGAGATGGCAAGTCGATCTGGAATAACATCCATATTCACGACTTGAGCGAGGTGTATGTGCTGCTTGTAGAGGCAGCCGTGCATGGACGCGATGATACGGAGCTGTGGGGGGAGAGAGCCTATTATTTGACTGAGAATGGGGAGCATGTTTGGGGTGAGCTGGCTGTGGCAACGGCGTTGACTGCGACAGAGCTAGGTTTGCTGCCTGGagtcgagaaggagaagatcagtTTGGAGGATGCAAAGAAATTTGGTGGCTATGAGGCGCTGAGTTGGGGATTGAACTCTCGGGGACGTGCCAGGAGAGGAGCCAAGGTGTTGGGATGGACGCCGACGAAGCCGAGTATTGAGGCGACGTTACCGGAGATcttggaggatgaagtgCAGAGGATGACCACTCAGACACAGAGGGCATAG
- a CDS encoding NAD(P)-dependent alcohol dehydrogenase (COG:Q;~EggNog:ENOG410PU8B;~InterPro:IPR013154,IPR013149,IPR002328,IPR036291, IPR011032;~PFAM:PF00107,PF08240;~go_function: GO:0008270 - zinc ion binding [Evidence IEA];~go_function: GO:0016491 - oxidoreductase activity [Evidence IEA];~go_process: GO:0055114 - oxidation-reduction process [Evidence IEA]), whose amino-acid sequence MGSISLTDMSNPSCLLYGAHDARYEDRPIPAITSPTDVIIRIAYTGVCGSDVHFYLHGGIHRPISPSNPITMGHESTGIVHAIGPDVTTLSPGDPVALEPGYACHRCNLCKSGRYNLCREMKFAAVPGVCHGTLTRFFKLPADYCYRIPEGTLGLDEATLLEPLGVAVRSVREVGVKPGMSVVVFGAGSVGVLCMAVAREFGAREFGASKVVGVDLSEKKLAFAESVVGKGAWGGGYVPSGDGEVDGRRLVEGFCDGDEEGNAGFDVVIEATGAEACINLGIEVVKVGGAFMQTGLGRKKVDFPIGKVVGKEVVVKGCFRYGPGDYKLGMQMAVEGRIPLKGFITKIVGFEEAVEAWETTARGEGIKTLIRGVDTPVEE is encoded by the exons ATGggctccatctccctcaccGATATGTCCAACCCTTCGTGCCTCCTCTACGGCGCCCACGACGCCCGCTACGAAGACCGacccatcccagccatcaCCTCCCCAACAGACGTAATAATCCGCATCGCCTACACCGGCGTCTGCGGGAGCGAT GTCCACTTTTACCTCCACGGCGGCATCCACCGCCCCatctccccctccaaccctaTAACAATGGGCCACGAATCCACCGGCATCGTCCACGCCATCGGGCCCGACGTAACCACCCTCTCACCAGGCGACCCCGTAGCTCTCGAACCCGGGTACGCATGCCACCGCTGCAACCTCTGCAAATCCGGACGGTACAATCTCTGCCGGGAGATGAAGTTCGCCGCCGTCCCGGGTGTATGTCACGGCACGCTTACTCGCTTTTTCAAATTACCGGCTGATTACTGTTATCGTATCCCGGAGGGGACGTTGGGACTGGATGAGGCGACGCTGTTGGAGCCGTTGGGGGTGGCGGTGCGGTCtgtgagggaggtgggggtGAAGCCTGGAATGAGTGTTGTGGTGTTCGGGGCAGGGTCGGTGGGTGTGTTGTGTATGGCTGTGGCGAGGGAGTTTGGGGCGAGGGAGTTTGGGGCGAGTaaggtggtgggggtggatttgaGTGAGAAGAAGTTGGCGTTTGCGGAGAGCGTGGTGGGTAAGGGGGCTTGGGGAGGTGGCTATGTTCCgtctggggatggggaggtggatgggaggaggctGGTTGAGGGGTTCtgcgatggtgatgaggaaggaaatgcAGGGTTTGATGTTGTTATTGAGGCTACGGGGGCAGAGGCTTGTATTAATCTTGGGATAGAGGTTGTGAAGGTTGGAGGGGCGTTTATGCAGACGGGGCTGGGTAGGAAGAAAGTGGATTTTCCTATTGGGAAGGTGGTTGGgaaagaggtggtggttaaGGGGTGTTTTCGGTATGGGCCAGGGGATTATAAGCTCGGGATGCAGATGGCTGTGGAGGGAAGGATTCCGCTGAAAGGTTTTATTACGAAGATCGTCGGGTTTGAGGAAGCCGTTGAGGCGTGGGAGACCACGGCtagaggggaggggattAAGACGTTGATTAGGGGGGTGGATACGCCGGTGGAGGAGTAG